AATAGTTCCATAACGTGGGTCTGCCGATATCGCAAATCGCCACAAGTTGCGTATTTTGAGCAGTAAATCTGTTACTGTTTGCCAGCCTTTTGACTCGCGTCCCCAGCGCCATACTGGTGCGAATAATCGCTCCCCTCCTAAACTTTTATTAGCGGCTGAATAAGGGAAAACATCTCCTACCGCTACGCAGTTGGGATGACTCTGAACTAAACGATCGAGAAAGTATGCTTCCCCTTCAGTTAATTCATCGCCAGAAAAATCTCCCACTCCTGGCAAATAGATAATGTAACAATTGATATTAGAAGATTTTCCAACAAGTGTTGAGTTATTGGTAGCAGGCAAACTTAAATGCCTGTGTTTCTTCAAACCTAGACCTTCAGCCCCTTGATTTAGCCACCATACCATAGTCCCCACAGGTGAAGTGATTCCCCAGACCATGAGTATGATAAGAGCTAGAACTAATAGCCTCAAGGTTCCACCCCGAAGCCATCTAATTAGTTGCAAAAGGAACTCAAACATTTAATTACGTCGAAATTGTTGGCCTTTTTGGTGTAGTTTACTTTATGAAACACTAGGTCAATCTAGATTGTCATCAATCGCAAGTAGTAGGTAAACAACGTGAGCGGCGGAGATACAAAAAACAATTTACGCAGGACACTTTGGAATGCACTAGCTTTGGATGCAAATCTTTACGAAAATGCTGCTAATAATTCTAAAACACATAGGTTAGCCCTAACAATTGTAATTTTAGCAGCCGTGTCCCATGCGTTGGGCAGCAGTGTCATCTTATTAATTAGCGTGACCAAGTTTCCTCCTCTTCCTATACTGGTTTTAGCGGTTGTAATTGATGTTTTGAGCGTAGTATTGGGCTACTATTTTTGGACTTTAACCATCTGGAAGATAGGACAGTGGCTAAGACCAAATCACGCCAAATATGGAGATTTGCTTAGTCCTATTGGTTTTGCCTATGCTACCCAAGTGCTGAACTTCTTAACAGTAATTCCTTTACTAGGAGAACCAATTCAATTGGCTTTAGCGGTGTGGAGTTTGCTAGCTGTTATTGTGGCAGTACGCCAAGGGTTAGATATCAGCAATCGCACTTCTACATTAATATGTTTGGTGGGCTGGCCTTTAGTTCAGATAGCCATCGGTTCCGTACAACGTTTGGAATTTATGCTATTAAATCGCTTTTCGGGTTAAATAAGTGAGTGTTGGAATTCTATAATATGCTGTGCTGTAATTTGCGGCTGTTCAAGGTGAGGGACGTGACCGCAATCTTTAATCCAGATAAGTTTGCTGTTAGCGATCGCTCTCTTGAATTTATCTGCATCCGCAACACCTAAAATACCGTCAAACTGACCCCACAAAATTAGCGTGTCTTTGTCAATTTGCGATAGTTTATTTCCAAAAGAAGTGTAGCCGCCACTTTTAGTAAATGCAATTAATGCTTGATTCCAATTCGGCATTTTTAGGTGCAAAGCGGCGCAAAGTTGGGCATCTAGGGAAGCAAGAGTTTTGTTATAGTAAGCAGCACGACTGATGCGATCGCGTACTTTGAGGTTGCTCAAAAACGAAGTAGCCATAGAGCCAAGGGGAGGAACCATAAACTTGCCCATATTTGGCCCGCTGGCGAATCCAGCACTATCAATTAAAACTAATTTTTTGACAGCATCGGGATAATTTAGGGTAAAGTCAATAGCAGCAGCACCACCCATCGACGCCCCCACCAAAATTACAGGCTTTGCAATTAAAGCTTTCCAAAAATAGTAGAGATGGGTAGCGATCGCAGTTGGACTAAATGCCATTCCCGCAAGTCTGTCTGTAAACCCAAATCCTAACAAATCCACCGTCCAGGTTTCATTTTGTAGTGCCAAAAGGGGCAACAGGCGGCGAAACTCAAAGACAGAACTATCAAAGCCGTGAAGTAACAGGATTGGCGTCTCTCCGCTACCCTGACGAACGTAGGTAGTGTTAATTGGTTGTGGAGAGAGGGGAGTAGCGATCGCCATTTGTTCGATACTTTGAGCAAGGGCAATCGAGGTAGGTTCTGTCAGTTGCGAGATTTCGGGAGGAAGAAAACTATTAACCATGCGTTTATAACTCGAAGGGCAAATTACGAACTAAATCCTGACGATTATTAGATTTTTTTAAAGCCTGGACAACATTCTTATTAGGTTGTGCATAAACAGTCGGATAATCTACCTCACCCCATTCTGGTTTAACAGAAAACGCTAGCATCTCTTTCTCTATATTAAATTCTGCCTTCACACCTGGTTTATTACCCCTCGCATCAACTCTAATCCATTTATGTATACTCTTTAAAAAAATTGCATTCAGTCCATGTAAAGTTAATAAAGACTTATCCGCATCATCCAAAACAAGTTTTTGATAACAAAATCCGGCGGGAATGTCGAGACATCGTAAAATAGCAGCTAAAAGGTGGGATTTAGCATAACAAATACCCTGGTTATATTGCAAAACCTCTGATGCAGTGCAAGTAATTATATCTCCATTTATATCAAACGAATGCGGTATATTATCTCTGACATATTCATAAGCTTTTTTAGCTAGAGCAATATCGTTGTTAGTCGTGGCAGATAAGCTATAAGCCAGTTTTTGAATATGCTCGCTGTTATAATCGATAATTTCATCAGCGGCAAGATAGGGGGAGAGATTATCTACTTCAAATTTTAATTGCATATTGCTTATACTCTGGGACAGGCGATCGCACCACGAAACTCAGAACCTGACAGGCGGCATATTTGCAACCCCAGAACAGCATATCAGTTATCGTAGATCTTGGGCGGAGACACAAATTGAGAATTTAAAGTTTTACGGTAGAAACTGGATGAGCATCTTCACACTACAATCGGTCAAAAAGGACTTCGGCATCAAGGAAATCCTCAAAGATGCCAGCTTTAGCCTAGATGCGACGGATAAAGTCGGATTAATTGGCACTAACGGTTCTGGCAAATCAACTTTGTTGAAAATGATTG
The window above is part of the Microcoleus sp. FACHB-831 genome. Proteins encoded here:
- a CDS encoding alpha/beta fold hydrolase translates to MVNSFLPPEISQLTEPTSIALAQSIEQMAIATPLSPQPINTTYVRQGSGETPILLLHGFDSSVFEFRRLLPLLALQNETWTVDLLGFGFTDRLAGMAFSPTAIATHLYYFWKALIAKPVILVGASMGGAAAIDFTLNYPDAVKKLVLIDSAGFASGPNMGKFMVPPLGSMATSFLSNLKVRDRISRAAYYNKTLASLDAQLCAALHLKMPNWNQALIAFTKSGGYTSFGNKLSQIDKDTLILWGQFDGILGVADADKFKRAIANSKLIWIKDCGHVPHLEQPQITAQHIIEFQHSLI
- a CDS encoding transglutaminase family protein — protein: MQLKFEVDNLSPYLAADEIIDYNSEHIQKLAYSLSATTNNDIALAKKAYEYVRDNIPHSFDINGDIITCTASEVLQYNQGICYAKSHLLAAILRCLDIPAGFCYQKLVLDDADKSLLTLHGLNAIFLKSIHKWIRVDARGNKPGVKAEFNIEKEMLAFSVKPEWGEVDYPTVYAQPNKNVVQALKKSNNRQDLVRNLPFEL